GGCGGCCTTTGTGGCCGAGTGCGACGCCGCCTATCAGAAGAAGATCGAAAGCGCCGCAAAAAAAATCGCCGACCACCGGACCGAGTCCCACATCATCCTGCTCTCCGGGCCCTCCGGCTCCGGCAAGACCACCACAGCCATGAAGATCGAGGAGGTGCTGGACAATTCCGGCGTGGAGACCCACACCATCTCCATGGACGACTACTTTTTGTCCGTGGACCCGGAAACCGCACCCCGGAACCGGGAGGGCGGCATTGACTACGAATCGCCTTTCTGCCTGGACATCGACCTTTTAAACCGCCATTTTGCCATGCTGGACCGGGGCGAGACCATCCACATCCCCAAGTACGAGTTTGCCCGCCAGATCCGCAGCGCCACCATGACCCACCCGCTTCAGTTAGGCCAGGACGAGCTGGCCATCTTCGAGGGCATCCACGCCCTCAACGACGTGATTACAGGCAAGAACCCCAGAGCCCTTAAGCTCTATATCGCCGCCCGGTCCAACCTGGTGGACGAGGAAGGCTCTGTGGTCTTCCAGCACGCCTGGCTACGCCTGGTACGCCGCATCGTCCGGGACGCCAAGTTCCGCGGCAGCGACGCAGCCTTTACCATCAAGCTCTGGCCCAACGTCCGCCGGGGCGAAAAGCTCTATATCTCTCCCTACAAGGAAAACGCCAATCTGATGTTCGACTCCTCGCTTCCCTATGAGCTCTCGGTGCTCAAGCCGTTTGTGGTGCCCATGCTGGAAAAGCTGCCCCGGGGCAAGTACGACGTGGCGGACGACATGCTCCGCGCCTTTGACCGCATTGAGCCTCTGGACGAATCCTATGTCGCCCCCCGCTCCCTGGTCCGGGAGTTTATCGGCGGCAGCGATTACGCATATTAAGGCCGGGCTTCCGGCGCTTTTGGAAAGGAACTATCTTATGGACGAAAAGTTACAGGAACTGCTGTATAAGGTACAGATGGCCGCCGTGGACATCGGCAACACCGCCGCCGCCCTGGCCACCTCCGCTGTCCGCGGCGCGGAGGAGCTGGTGGAAACCGGCCGGCAGAAGGCCCGCCTCATTGACCTGAAGGCGGAGGTAAACCTCCGGCTCCGGGAGATCGGGGAGCTGGTCTACGGCACCCACACCGGCGAGCCCGCCGATTCAGAGGTCCTTTTCGCCAAGCTGCGGGAGATCGACGAGCTGAAGGCGGAGATCGCCCAGATCTCCGGAACCTCCGCCCAAGGTGAAGAGAAGGAACCTGTTCAGGCCGAGATCTGCTGCCCCAACTGCGGCGCCGCCGCACAGGAGGGCGATATCTACTGCCGCGGCTGCGGCGCCCGGCTGTAAGGCGCATAATCCGCCGCAAGCAAAATAGGATAGGAGCAGGAAGCCGGGCGGGAGGCCGTGCGGTTTGGTCTCTTTGCGGCAAATATGAATAAGAGGTTCCTCACATGGCAAAAAAAGAAACAAAGCAGAATTTCTTAGGCGGCGCCGCCATATTGGCGGCGGCAGTGGCGGTTGTGAAGCTCATCGGCGCCATCTTCAAAATCCCGCTGACCAACATCATCGGCGCGGAGGGCATGACCCACTTCAACACCTCCTACAAAATTTACAACCTGCTGCTGACCATCTCCACCGCGGGGCTGCCCCTGGCCCTCAGCCGCCTGGTGTCCGAGGCCAACGCCCTGGGCCGGGAAAACGAGAAGCGGCGGATCTTTCATGTGGCGCTGGGGCTTTTCTTCCTCCTGGGCCTGTCCGGCTCGCTGATCATGTTTTTCGGCACGGAGCCCCTGGCGGAGCTGATGAACAACTCCCTGGCCTTCTATGCCATCCGGGCGCTGAGCCCGGCGGTATTCTGCGTATGCCTCATGTCCGCCATGCGGGGCTATACCCAGGGGCAGGGCAACATGAAGCCCACCGCCATCTCCCAGATCCTGGAGGCCCTCTGCAAGCTTGTGGTGGGATTGACTCTGGCCGTGGTGCTGCTGCGCCAGGGTTACGGCGTGGAGGTGGGCGCCGCCGGAGGCATCTTCGGCGTCACCGTGGGCACCGCCGCGTCGCTGATCTTTCTCTCCCTCTATCTGCTGCGCCGCCGCAGCCGTACGCCGGGTGCGGACATTGCCCCGTCCTCCGGCCGCCTCCTGAAGCGGCTTCTGGTCATCGGAATTCCCATCACCCTGGGTTCCTCGGGCATGAGCCTCATCTCCCTCATCGACCAGAGCGTGGCCATGGGGCGGCTTCAGGATGCCCTGGGCATGAGCGAGAAGGCCGCCGCGGCGCTTTATGGGCAGTACACCTTCAGCGAAAACCTGTTCAACCTGCCCTCCTCCTTTGTCTATCCCGTCACCATGAGTCTGATTCCCGCTGTGGCCGCCGCGCTGGCCCAGCAAGACCACAACCGGGTCAGCAAGCTGGTAAGCTCCTCCTTCCGCTTGATCGCCACACTGGTGATCCCCGCGGGGGTGGGCCTGTCTGTGCTGGCCGGTCCCATCCTGCTGATGCTCTACCCCTCCCAGCGCGCGGACGCCGTGGCCGCCACCTATCATCTCCAGCTGCTTGGCGTGGCCTGCATTTTTGTGTGCCTGATGGTGCTGACCAACGCCATCTTACAATCCCACGGTCGGGAGCGGATTCCCATTTTCACCATCATTGCCGGCGGGCTGGTGAAAATCTCCATGAACTATGTGCTCATCGGCAACCCGGACATCAACATCAAAGGCGCTCCCATCTCCACGCTGTGCTGCTATGTGGTCATCGCGGGGCTGAACCTCTTTTTCGTCTACCGGACGCTGGAGGAGAAGCCAGGCTACTGGGGCCTTTTCTTTAAGCCCGCCCTGGCCTCGGTCATTATGGGCCTGGGCGCGCGGATCAGCTACCTTGCCTGCAATGGCGCCCTGAGCAGCCGGATGGGCGAATACGCCGGCAACGCCTTAGCCACTCTGGCTGGTGTGGGCGCAGGCGTGGTGGTTTACGTGATCCTGATCCCGGTGCTTCGGATTCTCACCGCCGACGACCTGAAGAATCTCCGGGGCGGTGACAGGATTTCCAGGATTTTGCATTTAAAATGATTTTTGACACGTTCGGACAGGAATTTGCGGAAATTGCTTGCAATAGGGAGGCCTTTATGATAGATTTTGAATATCGGGAAACTTACGGTTACAAGGATTTGCTCGATATTCTGCGGATTCTCCGCGCCCCGGGGGGATGCCCCTGGGACCGGGAGCAGACCCACGAGTCCCTGAAAAGGAACTTTCTGGAGGAGACCTACGAGGCGGTGGACGCCATCGACAGCGGCGACTCCCACGCGCTCTGCGAGGAGCTGGGGGACGTGCTGATGCAGGTGGTGCTCCACGCCCAGATTGATCAGGAGCAAGGCGGCTTCACCATGGACGACGTGGTGGACGGCGTGTGCAAAAAGCTGATTTACCGCCACCCCCACGTGTTCGGCGGGGGCATGCAGGCGGAGGACAGCGAAACCGTGCTGGTCAACTGGGAGGCCCTGAAGCGCTCGGAGAAGGGACAAGCCTCCACCGCTGACGCCATAGACTCCGTAGCCCACGCGCTGCCCTCCTTATGGCGGGCGGAAAAGATTCAGTCCAAGGCCGCAAAGGCCGGCTTTGACTGGCCCGCCGGCTCCGCTGCGGCGGACAAGCTGTGGGAGGAGGCGCAGGAGCTGCGCCGTGCCCAGGAGGCGGAACTGCCCCCCGACGGCCCCCACGGCGCAAGGGAAGAGGCCGGCGATCTGCTGTTTGCCGCGGTCAACGTGGTGCGCAGGGCCGGAGTGGATCCGGAGGAGGCGCTGCACAGCGCCTGCGAAAAGTTTTCCAGGAGGTTTCGGGAGGTGGAATCCCAGGCGGACCGTCCCCTGAACCAGATGAACAGCGAAGACCTGGCCGCGCTGTGGCGGCGGGCCAAAGAACAGTCTTAACACGGGATACCCCGTTTTAGGAAACTTAGAGAGAGACCACGTTATGTGCAAATAAACTTTTTACAGGAGGAATCCCAATGAACAAAGCAGAACTCATCAGCGCTGTTGCTGAAAAGGCTGAACTGTCCAAAAAGGACACCGAGGCCGTCATCTCCGCTATGCTGGACACCATTGCCGCTTCTTTAAAGGACGGTGACAAGGTTCAGCTGGTTGGCTTTGGTTCTTTTGAGGTGAAGAAGAGAGCCGAGCGCATCGGCCGCAACCCCAAGACCAAGGAATCCATCAAGATTCCCGCCTCCCAGGTTCCCGTCTTCAAGGCCGGCAAGGCTCTGAAGGACACGGTGGCCAAGTAAGGAAGCGCTTTGAACTGCCGGTGTGGAATTGCACCGGCAGTTTTTCTGTCCCGGCTTCACCAGAGGTGGGGGAGGTCGGATTCTTATGTTTGCCATTGGCCCGGGGCCACGGGCAGCGCGGCGGGCGTGGGGCCATCTGGACGACCCGCTGAATTTTTCTATTTGTGAGGGATCGTTATGCGACTGGATAAATACCTGAAGGTTTCCCGCCTGATCAAGCGGCGCACCGTGGCCAACGAGGCCTGTGACAACGGACTGGTCAGCGTCAACGGCAAGCCCCAGCGGGCCTCCTACGACGTAAAGGCGGGGGATCAGATCTCCCTGCGCTTCGGCGTGCGCACCGTCAGTGTAGAGGTGATCAGCGTGGCGGAGAACGTCAAAAGCGCCGATGCGGCCGCCATGTACCGCGAACTCTGATCGCGCATATTTGTCCGCCTCCTCCCATATGATGGAACAGGAAAAAAAGGAGGCGGTTTTTTATGCCATACGACTCTGCCATGCCCCATCACCTGGAGCTGCGGGGCCGAGAAAGCCTGGTGGTCTCCGGTGTGGAGGATGTGGAGCGGTTTGACGAGACAGGCATCGTCATGGAGACCTCGGCCGGGACGCTGATTATCACCGGCGACGGCCTCCACATCGGCCAGCTGTCCTTAGACGGCGGGGAGCTCCACGTGGACGGCCGGATCGATTCCCTCTCCTATGAGGAGGAGGGCCGCGGCGGGGGCGGCTTTTTCCGCCGGCTGTTCGGATAAATGGAAATCACTATCACCGGCCAGCTGCAGCTGTTCCTTGTGTCCATTGGCCTGGGGCTGTCCATCGCCCTGCTGTATGACCTGTTCCGGGCGGTTCGGCTCCGCTTTCCCCGGACCACCCGGCCTCTGGACGCCCTGATGTGCCTTTTGGCGGCGGTGGCCGTATTCCTTTTCTGCCTCTCCTCCGGTGGGGAGCTGCGGCTGTATCTGCTTCTGGGCATTTCCGGCGGGGCGGTGCTTTACTTCTGCCTTCTCTCCGAACTTTTACGGCCCATTTGGTCCTTTTGGGTGGACAATATGGTGGATTTGGTCAAACTGACCGCCATTCCCCTGCATATTGTCAAAAATTTCTTCAAAAAAACGCTCCGTCATGGAAAAAATCTCTTTCATTTTTTGTTAAAATGGGATACAATATGGAATTACAAATGGACGTTGCTCTGGGTGCGACGAAAGGGAGGCGGGCGCGTTGGCCGCAAGGGGAAAGAAACAGAAAAAGGCAGGCGCGGGAATTCTCACCAAGCTGGTGATTCTGGCGCTGCTGCTGGCCGTGGGCTTCCAGCTTTACCGCCTCCAGGGCCAGATCACAGAAGCGGAGACAAACCGGGCGCAGCTGGCCGCTCAGGTGGCGGCAAAGCAGCAGGAAAACGCCGCTTTGGCAAAAGACATTGAGAACGGAGATGACCCCGAGACGCTGGAGGAGATCGCCCGCAACGAATTGGGAATGGTCAACCCGGGGGAGAAGGTCTTTTACGACGTGAGCAACTGACCGGCCTTTTGTGTGTGGGCCGGTGCGTACCGAAGAGATTTGGAAGGGAGAAAAATCGTAGTATATGGAGCCTGAGGTTGGGAGCATTCTGGAAGGCAAAGTCACTACCATCACAAAGTTCGGCGCATTCGTGGCACTGGAGGGCGGCAAGTCCGGTCTGATACATATTTCAGAGATTGCAAACTCCTTTGTCAATGACGTTCACGATTTCCTGCAGGAGGGGCAGAGCGTCAAGGTCAAGGTGCTGTCCACGGAGAATGGGAAAATCAATCTCTCCATCAAGCGGCTGCAGCCTCCCGCACCCCGTCCCGGCGGCGGGATGCGTCCGGCCATGCCCCGCAGCGCGGCGCCCCGGCCGGTTCACAGCAGTCCCAGACCGGAGGGCCGGTCGTTTCAGCAGCCTCTGGCCCCTACCGCAGACTCCTCCTTTGAGGACAAGCTGAAACAATTTATGTCCGCCTCGGAGGGCAAGCTCTCCGACCTCAACCGCAACATGGACGGAAAACGGGGCGGCGGACGGCGCAAGAGATAAACTAAGACGGCGGACCAAATGGTCCGCCGTCTTTCTTGCATTTCACCCGTTTATGTGATAGGCTCTTTTTTACATTCAAGAGAGAGGAGGCGGGGAGATGTATCCAGCCCTTCCTCTGTCCCGGCCGGTGGGCAGGGACTGCTTCTTTGACGGAACATGCTTTCGTTTTCTCTGCATCGAAGAGGAACCCGGCGGCCCCGTGCTGTGGTTCGCCGCCCGCTATCCCATTCCGCCCCAGTGGACGCGGCCCTGCGCCACCTATCGGGAGCAGGCGGCTCTGGAGTGGCGGATCGCCCGGCAGCTGAACCTGAAGGCACTGCCCCGCCTTCTGATTGTGGGAAACGCCCGGTTTTTCCTGCGCACCCTGCACAGCAGCTACACCGACCCCCGGGCGGGGGACCCCGCGGCGGCCGCCTTTGGGGCCCGGCTGGCCGCAGCCGGCCTGCTGCCCCGGCAGTGGCGCAGCGACGAGCTGCTTCTGATCCGTCTGGGGCTGCGGGGAGTCGGACCATTGCCGGAAGGGCCCATCACCTTCTGCTTCCGGCCCACGATGCGCACTGTTTTGCTGGAGCGGTCTTTTTCCCTGGAGATGGATCACCCCGCCGCCACCGTGCTCTTCCCCCTGGAGGGCCGTTCCTGCGCTCTGGAGGTGGTGCAGGCGGAGTTGGCGGAGCTGCCGCAGGAAGAGGGAGCTTCTTCCGGGCGGAGGCTGGTGCTGAGCTGCCGCATCCATGCCGACCGCGAGCTGCGGCCCCAAGTCTATCTGAAGCAGTATCTGGACGGTCCCCAGGCCCCCCGCTCCTCCGGCTTAGGGTTTATCTATCCCGTGAGCCGGGAGTTTGCCTATATAGAGGCGGGGGATATCTCCCTGCCCATGGACGGACCGCTGGAGTTGGAGCTGTTTTCCGTAAGCTGGGAGGAGCCGCCTCAGCCGCCCTTCACCCTCTGAGCCCGCCTTCAGCGGAAAAGAGACGGCGCCATCGGGCGCCATCTCTTTCTTTTAAAAGGATTGCTTAATCCGCGTCGTTGGTCTCAATCAGGCCATAACCGCCGCTCTTGCGCTGATACACAATGGAGATCGCCCCGTCCTCCGCATTGCGGAACACAAAGAAGTCGTGATCCAGCAGGTTCATCTGCAAAATGGCCTCCTCGGCGCTCATGGGTTTGACGGAAAAACGCTTGGTCCGGACGATATTGAACTCCTTTTCCTCCGCCACATCAAAGGCGTCCGCAACGGCGGCCTCCGGGAATGCGCCCTCCCGCAGGCGTTTTTCCAGACGGGTCTTATTCTTCCGAATCTGGCGGTTGATATAGCTCTGGGCCTCGTCAATGGCGGCGCGCATGTCGCCGTCGGGCGCTTCCGTCTGGGCACGGAACAGTGTATTGCCCCCGCGGATGGTGATCTCCACCACGCAGCGGTGGTCTTTTTCAACAGAGAAGGTGATATGAGCGCTCGCCTCCTCCTTAAAATAGCGGTCCAGCTTGGAGAATTTTTTGGTAGCGTACTCCTTGATCGAATCGTTCAGCGTAACTTTCTTGCATGCAAATGTGAACTTCATAGTACCGCTCCTTTCGTTCTTAGGAAACCTCTCCTGATGAAAGTAGTATAACACGATTGTCCGCTTTTGAAAAGGGACAAGGGCATTTTGTAACAGATTGTTTTCCTTTTACTTCCAGAGAAGGCCGCGCCGGCCCTTCAGCCAAGCCCCGGCGCAGAGCCGTCCAACGCAGTCGACGGAATCCGGCAAAAGCAGTGCCCTTTCCACAAAGGTTCCTATGGACAAACCCGGCGGGCGGGGTTAAGATAATCAAGGAAGCTTTCCAATATCCCACCCGCTTGGGCCGCGCAGCAGCGTGCTGTGCGGCTCCTTTTTATGCCTTTGGCGGATACCGGGGTGAAAAAAGGCGGGGAGGAACACTCCTCCCCGCATGGTCTCTTTACAGATACTTCAGCATCCCGTCGGTGGCGGTGCTGGCATCGGCGCTGATGGTACAGGTGAACTTCATATTGTTCTTCTCGCCGAACTGATCCAGCCAAGCCAAAAACTGCTCTGTCTCATGGCCGCCGTCGTCGCCCACGATCTTGCACAAATTATCGATAAAGACATGGGAGATATCGTAATTTCCGGCATACAAGCCGCTGATAAATCCACGGAACACCTCATAGGAGTTGATCTTGTACTCCACCGCGTCGATCAGCCGGATGTGATAATGAATGTCATAGGTCATAATGGTGCCCGCTTCGATGCAGACCACGTTGCCCGGCTCGTCCTTTGCCGCCGCGTTGACCAGCTCGATCAGCTGCTTCGTTTTGCCTGAGCCCTTCACGCCCATAATAAGTCTGACCATAGTAAATCACTCCTGTTCATCAATTGCTGGGTATGTATTGTGGATTAAGCATAGCATAAATCCACGTAAAAAACAACGCAGAAAACGGATTTAATTATTTGTTCATATTGTGCATTGACGGAAAATTCTTCCAAATCGTTTTGTGCCGGTCGCCCACATGTATCACAGGCACCGGTTTTACAGCCTTGCCTTCAATTCGCCGGCCAGTTCCTCATACCCAGGTTTGCCCAAAAGCGCAAACATATTCTTTTTATACGACTCCACTCCCGGCTGGTCAAAGGGATTGACTCCCAGAAGATACCCTGACAGGGCACAGGCATATTCAAAAAAGTAGATCAGCTGGCCCAGGCTTCGGGGCGATTTGTCCTCCGTCTCCACAATGAGGTTGGGCACTCCGCCCTCGCTGTGGGCCAGCAGCGTCCCCTCCATGGCCCGGTCCCGGATAAAGTCCATGTCCCGGCCGGCCAGGAAATTGAGCCCGTCGCCGTCCGCCTCGTCCCGGGGAACGGACAATGGATGTTGGGAGGGGCCCATGCGGACCACCGTCTCAAAGAGGATGCGCTCCCCCTGCTGAATATACTGTCCCATGGAGTGGAGGTCCGCGGTAAACTCCACGCTGGCGGGGAAGATGCCCTTGCCCTCCTTTCCCTCGCTCTCGCCGTAGAGCTGCTTCCACCACTCGCCCATGAAGCGGAAGGAGGGGTCAAAGCAGCCCAAAATCTCCACCTTTTTGCCGGTGAGGTAGAGCTGGAACCGGGCGGCGGCATAGCGCCAGGCCGGGCAGTCGCTGCCGCCCCGGCGGCATACCTCCATCATCTCGGCGGCGCCGGCCATCAGCTTGGCAATATCCACGCCGCACACGGCAATGGGCAGCAGGCCCACCGCGGTCAGCACGCTGTAGCGGCCGCCCACCTCGTCCGGGACCACAAAGGTCTCCCAGCCCTGCCGGTCGGCCAGCGACTTCAAAGCCCCCCGGGCTTTGTCCGTAGTGGCGTAAATCCGCCTGCCCGCAGCGGCGGCGCCATACTTTTCCACCAGCCGATCCCGGAAAAAGCGGAAGGCCACCGCGGGTTCCGTGGTGGTGCCGGACTTGGAGATTACGTTGACGGAGAAGTCCTGGTCGCCGATGAGCTCCATCACCTCGTAAAGCGCATCGCCGGAGAGGCCGTTGCCCACAAAATACACGTTGGGCGTGTCCTTCTTCTTCAGATTGTAGTTGGGGGAGCACAAACACTCGATCACACCCCGGGCCCCAAGGTAGGACCCGCCGATGCCGATGACCACCAGCGCCTTTGAGTCGGACTGAATCTTCTTCGCGGCGGCACGGATGCGGTCAAACTCCTCCCGGTCATAGTCCCGGGGCAGGTTCACCCAGCCGGTGAATTCGCCGCCCTTGCCGCTGCCGTTCTGGAGCCACTGGTCGGCAATTTTCAGCCGGGGCGCCAGGGCCTCCTCGTATGGCATGGGGATGAAGGATTTCATTTGAAACAGACGCACATTCAGCATGGCAGCTACCCCTTTCAGTTTGGTTGAGGAAAGTATAGCATCTTTCCAAAGCATCAACAAGAGAAAAAGCAGGGCAATCCCCTGCTTTTCCCGCGAATCCTGTCACCGGCTCACAAACGGCAGGCGCAGCAGCTCCAGCAGCATGCCGCCCCAGCTCATCCGCTCCACCGCTTCGCCGGCTATCAGAGGCACTGTGGCCACCGTCTCCCCCCCGGAGGTGACGGTCAGCTCGCCCAGGCTCTGCCCCTGCTCCACCGGGGCCTCCACCTGCTCCAAGAGCTGCACGGTCTTCTCCAGCCCGGCCGCCTGCTCCTTGGGCAGCAGCAGCGCGCTGGACCCGGAGAGCACC
This window of the Dysosmobacter acutus genome carries:
- a CDS encoding uridine kinase family protein, which codes for MAYSLKEINEAIRSDPAAFVAECDAAYQKKIESAAKKIADHRTESHIILLSGPSGSGKTTTAMKIEEVLDNSGVETHTISMDDYFLSVDPETAPRNREGGIDYESPFCLDIDLLNRHFAMLDRGETIHIPKYEFARQIRSATMTHPLQLGQDELAIFEGIHALNDVITGKNPRALKLYIAARSNLVDEEGSVVFQHAWLRLVRRIVRDAKFRGSDAAFTIKLWPNVRRGEKLYISPYKENANLMFDSSLPYELSVLKPFVVPMLEKLPRGKYDVADDMLRAFDRIEPLDESYVAPRSLVREFIGGSDYAY
- a CDS encoding zinc ribbon domain-containing protein, producing the protein MDEKLQELLYKVQMAAVDIGNTAAALATSAVRGAEELVETGRQKARLIDLKAEVNLRLREIGELVYGTHTGEPADSEVLFAKLREIDELKAEIAQISGTSAQGEEKEPVQAEICCPNCGAAAQEGDIYCRGCGARL
- a CDS encoding putative polysaccharide biosynthesis protein — protein: MAKKETKQNFLGGAAILAAAVAVVKLIGAIFKIPLTNIIGAEGMTHFNTSYKIYNLLLTISTAGLPLALSRLVSEANALGRENEKRRIFHVALGLFFLLGLSGSLIMFFGTEPLAELMNNSLAFYAIRALSPAVFCVCLMSAMRGYTQGQGNMKPTAISQILEALCKLVVGLTLAVVLLRQGYGVEVGAAGGIFGVTVGTAASLIFLSLYLLRRRSRTPGADIAPSSGRLLKRLLVIGIPITLGSSGMSLISLIDQSVAMGRLQDALGMSEKAAAALYGQYTFSENLFNLPSSFVYPVTMSLIPAVAAALAQQDHNRVSKLVSSSFRLIATLVIPAGVGLSVLAGPILLMLYPSQRADAVAATYHLQLLGVACIFVCLMVLTNAILQSHGRERIPIFTIIAGGLVKISMNYVLIGNPDINIKGAPISTLCCYVVIAGLNLFFVYRTLEEKPGYWGLFFKPALASVIMGLGARISYLACNGALSSRMGEYAGNALATLAGVGAGVVVYVILIPVLRILTADDLKNLRGGDRISRILHLK
- the mazG gene encoding nucleoside triphosphate pyrophosphohydrolase; translated protein: MIDFEYRETYGYKDLLDILRILRAPGGCPWDREQTHESLKRNFLEETYEAVDAIDSGDSHALCEELGDVLMQVVLHAQIDQEQGGFTMDDVVDGVCKKLIYRHPHVFGGGMQAEDSETVLVNWEALKRSEKGQASTADAIDSVAHALPSLWRAEKIQSKAAKAGFDWPAGSAAADKLWEEAQELRRAQEAELPPDGPHGAREEAGDLLFAAVNVVRRAGVDPEEALHSACEKFSRRFREVESQADRPLNQMNSEDLAALWRRAKEQS
- a CDS encoding HU family DNA-binding protein, which translates into the protein MNKAELISAVAEKAELSKKDTEAVISAMLDTIAASLKDGDKVQLVGFGSFEVKKRAERIGRNPKTKESIKIPASQVPVFKAGKALKDTVAK
- a CDS encoding RNA-binding S4 domain-containing protein — its product is MRLDKYLKVSRLIKRRTVANEACDNGLVSVNGKPQRASYDVKAGDQISLRFGVRTVSVEVISVAENVKSADAAAMYREL
- a CDS encoding YabP/YqfC family sporulation protein, which produces MPYDSAMPHHLELRGRESLVVSGVEDVERFDETGIVMETSAGTLIITGDGLHIGQLSLDGGELHVDGRIDSLSYEEEGRGGGGFFRRLFG
- a CDS encoding FtsB family cell division protein is translated as MAARGKKQKKAGAGILTKLVILALLLAVGFQLYRLQGQITEAETNRAQLAAQVAAKQQENAALAKDIENGDDPETLEEIARNELGMVNPGEKVFYDVSN
- a CDS encoding S1 RNA-binding domain-containing protein, producing the protein MEPEVGSILEGKVTTITKFGAFVALEGGKSGLIHISEIANSFVNDVHDFLQEGQSVKVKVLSTENGKINLSIKRLQPPAPRPGGGMRPAMPRSAAPRPVHSSPRPEGRSFQQPLAPTADSSFEDKLKQFMSASEGKLSDLNRNMDGKRGGGRRKR
- the hpf gene encoding ribosome hibernation-promoting factor, HPF/YfiA family, which gives rise to MKFTFACKKVTLNDSIKEYATKKFSKLDRYFKEEASAHITFSVEKDHRCVVEITIRGGNTLFRAQTEAPDGDMRAAIDEAQSYINRQIRKNKTRLEKRLREGAFPEAAVADAFDVAEEKEFNIVRTKRFSVKPMSAEEAILQMNLLDHDFFVFRNAEDGAISIVYQRKSGGYGLIETNDAD
- a CDS encoding glucose-6-phosphate isomerase; translation: MLNVRLFQMKSFIPMPYEEALAPRLKIADQWLQNGSGKGGEFTGWVNLPRDYDREEFDRIRAAAKKIQSDSKALVVIGIGGSYLGARGVIECLCSPNYNLKKKDTPNVYFVGNGLSGDALYEVMELIGDQDFSVNVISKSGTTTEPAVAFRFFRDRLVEKYGAAAAGRRIYATTDKARGALKSLADRQGWETFVVPDEVGGRYSVLTAVGLLPIAVCGVDIAKLMAGAAEMMEVCRRGGSDCPAWRYAAARFQLYLTGKKVEILGCFDPSFRFMGEWWKQLYGESEGKEGKGIFPASVEFTADLHSMGQYIQQGERILFETVVRMGPSQHPLSVPRDEADGDGLNFLAGRDMDFIRDRAMEGTLLAHSEGGVPNLIVETEDKSPRSLGQLIYFFEYACALSGYLLGVNPFDQPGVESYKKNMFALLGKPGYEELAGELKARL